Below is a genomic region from Bradyrhizobium sp. 1(2017).
ACTTCGGAAAAAGCGTCAAGCCCCTCCTGCCGGAGGTGGCTCCTCAGTTCCTCTTCGGTTATAAGCTCGCGCCGCATATTGCGTCGGTTCAAGCGCCCGTCGATAATCAACGGCACCGGCGACGGTGCGAGCAGTCGCTCGAAAAGGCTGACGTGGAAGCCAAGCCAGTTGAACGCAAAATCCCAGAAAACGATAGTGAGTATGAGCACGATGCTTTCTGAGACCGATTTGTACTCCTTTGAGAAACCATTTTGCGCGGCATCCGCAATGACAACGATTACGAGAATGTCGGCAATACCGATTGTGGAAGATTGACGCTTCATGAGAAAGCGCAGGATAAAGAAAAGGGCGACATAGCTAAGGCTGCCGCGCACGACCATTTCCAAGAGGGAGTGGGTCGGAATGACTATGTCAGCCCAGTCGACGCTGTAAATTTTTGACATCGCAGACACCTTCTTCACCTTCAGATCACCCAGAAGCTGACGAGGTCACCGAGCGAGGGCGACAAATACCAGACGCGGTGCATGCGGGGATCTCGACAAGCCAAGCAATGGTTGCCGTGCGGCCAACCTACGGCCCGGCGGTCATGCGTCAAATGGCCAAGTTTCGCAGCTGAGTCTTTGATGGTGACGGCTCTCGTCAGCATTGCCCGCGTCCGGCAGTCCCCCGCATGGCGAGGGCTCATCGTCGTTCATACAGCCTACCGGTAGAACGCCTAGTAAGCAGCTGCTCTTCTCAAGCCGCAGCGCGCAGGTGCAGTCACTATTAGCAATACAGGCCAGCGGTAGCAGGCCTTCATTGGAAATGCATGGGACAGGGCTACTTCTGATCGACGTTGCTGGTCCCGGAGCCGGGGGTCCCAATTGGCAAGCCATTCGCCGCGTGACCAACGCCAACGCCTGGGGCGCTCACGGCGCCAGGAGCCTGGTCTTGAGGCAGCGTCTTGATCCCGGTTCTTGCTTGTTCGGCGGGGCTCATCTGCCGATTGTTGTTGGTGCTGTTGGCGCCGCTCGATGCCGTGATGCCAGACCTGTCGTTTCCGCTTTGCGTACCCGTCTGTGTCGAACCAGTCGCGGTGTTGCCCGTCCCCGAGCTGGTCGGCGCCGCAGGGGTGCTTGCTGTATTCCCGTTTGGCGTTGGGGCCTGAACGTTCGGACTAGTGGGCGAGTTGTTTGTGTGGACCCCAGTTGTGCTGTTGTTAGTGCCCATGCCAGATGGAGCCGACGGGCCACCATTCGCGCTGCTCGACGTCCCGGTGCCTGCGCCGGAGCTAGCGGATCCTCCTGACCCTCCGCTGCTGGAGGCAGCCCCGCCTGCACCTCCGCCTCCGCCGCCACCACCACCGCCTCCGCCACCTTGAGCGAGGGTGGGAGCGGCAACAGCGAGGGACAACGCAGCTGAAAGAAGAAGAGCTTTGCGGTTCATGACCATCTCCCGTTGGAAAGAAGGTCAATGGCGTCAAAGCGTCGATCGTTCCTCGCTGATGCACTTCACCGAACAGCTCCACCGTCGCTAAGGGGCGGTCATGGGAAGTATGTCGCAGG
It encodes:
- a CDS encoding DUF421 domain-containing protein, which gives rise to MSKIYSVDWADIVIPTHSLLEMVVRGSLSYVALFFILRFLMKRQSSTIGIADILVIVVIADAAQNGFSKEYKSVSESIVLILTIVFWDFAFNWLGFHVSLFERLLAPSPVPLIIDGRLNRRNMRRELITEEELRSHLRQEGLDAFSEVESAHVEGNGEISVVKKKRDDAGGESKTKSGA